The nucleotide sequence TTTTGCTAGTTCTGTCTTTGTTCCATATGGGAGAGTGGGGGGCGGAATGAGAACATGACTCTTAgtttacagaagtatttttttaattatatattccAGCCTGTCTTTATGAccaagattatttaaaaaaaaacactcttaaGTTTAGTTCCATATCCTTATAATAGCATTGTATGATTAAGGAGAACATTCGTTAAGAGCTaattatggcttttttttttctaattccaGGAGTCAGAGTTACCGTCAGAACTGAATAATGAAGGATACTGTGATTTTAACAGCAGGCCAAATGAGAACTCTTACTGCTATCAGCTCCTGCAAGAACTAAatgaacagaggaagaaaggcatTCTTTGTGATGTCAATATTGTGGTGAGTGGGAGGGTCTTCAGAGCTCACAAGAACATCCTGGTTGCAGGCAGCCGCTTCTTTAAGACTCTGTATTGCTTTACAAACAAAGAAAGCCGTAACCAAACCACTGTTACCTATTTAGATGTTGTTGCTGTTCAAGGTTTTTCTGTCATCTTGGACTTCTTGTATTCCGGGAACCTCGTGCTCACGAGCCAAAATGCCATTGAAGTGATGTCAGTGGCCAGCTACCTTCAGATGACGGAGGTTGTCCAGTCTTGCCGCAATTTCATTAAAGATGCCTTAAACATAAGTATAAAATCAGAAGCTCCGGAGACCGTTGTGGTGGATTATAACAGAAGATCCGTTAGCAGGGATGGTATGTCTCCAAGGGATCAGAAAGTTGCCAGTTTCTGGGCAACACGAAACCTTACCAACTTGGCAAGCAGCATAAAAACTGAGAACGATGGTTACTCTATTGATGAGGCCCAAATGGAAAGCTACCAAATGAATGACTGCAGTTGGGTCCAGGACAGCTCACCTGAAATGGCTGAAAACGAATCTCAAGGCGAGGGAAAAGTTTTCGTGTGGAACGACATGGGCTCACAGGGACAATCAGTTCAAGAACCCggaaaagcaagaaggaaaaaccAAACGgcaaagagatttatttataatatacCACCTAATACTGAAGAGAACTCGGAAGATTGCTCAGTGTTGCAACCGTCAGTCCCGTACCCAGAAGAAGATTTGTCTTTTATTAAAGAAGAAGCAGGTAAATATCGCGTAGCATCAGTCGttatttgaaaactgaatttttgaaCAAAGCACACAACAATGTAATTTTTATAAGGCTACATTAGGgtcttt is from Anser cygnoides isolate HZ-2024a breed goose chromosome 2, Taihu_goose_T2T_genome, whole genome shotgun sequence and encodes:
- the ZBTB10 gene encoding zinc finger and BTB domain-containing protein 10 isoform X2, with the translated sequence MGAASAPCRARPSVRLSVLRAAEESELPSELNNEGYCDFNSRPNENSYCYQLLQELNEQRKKGILCDVNIVVSGRVFRAHKNILVAGSRFFKTLYCFTNKESRNQTTVTYLDVVAVQGFSVILDFLYSGNLVLTSQNAIEVMSVASYLQMTEVVQSCRNFIKDALNISIKSEAPETVVVDYNRRSVSRDGMSPRDQKVASFWATRNLTNLASSIKTENDGYSIDEAQMESYQMNDCSWVQDSSPEMAENESQGEGKVFVWNDMGSQGQSVQEPGKARRKNQTAKRFIYNIPPNTEENSEDCSVLQPSVPYPEEDLSFIKEEAGTSSDFKYGLLPGTSSDFKYGLLPGTSSDFKYGLLPGTSSDFKYGLLPESWPKEAWENGDSSALIMNKLKCPHCNYVAKYRRTLKRHLLIHTGVRSFSCDICGKLFTRREHVKRHSLVHKKDKKYKCMVCKKIFMLAASVGIRHGSRRYGVCVDCADKSQPGGQEGADQVQDTDFPRDEEYEENEVGEGDEELGDDVEEQNDQSRWDESGEVCMPLDD